Proteins encoded by one window of Paenibacillus sp. DCT19:
- a CDS encoding discoidin domain-containing protein, with protein MDGNTTTSWGTDQSVGSWWEVDLGKVASVRTIEMSMWSGGIKYKIEVSKDRNEYVKVVDTTSDVIVSTGPRHVLPDQTQARYIKVTITAGPEWVGFMDFEAYGTFPADKSVLEASVSSVAELKQNDYTTATWNEFSKALEHAKSIIQDEEASVQDVGAADEELQAATRRLKREESTPGSGPSQPTQPSQPSEPSQPSSSGAVPSTGNSNGVTPADTNNRPEKGAISVDGILTGNGNYAIRPTAQQLNEAVQSMEAGAQQLKLIAKLPDNSRAVSFQLNTNQLAEWVRSQAVTSLDLIVGGLRFAFHSNLFRYKVKKLPEHLMLRCLKDQI; from the coding sequence ATCGATGGCAATACAACGACGTCATGGGGAACAGATCAGAGCGTAGGTAGCTGGTGGGAAGTAGACCTTGGTAAGGTTGCCTCTGTTCGCACGATTGAAATGTCAATGTGGAGTGGTGGCATTAAGTACAAAATTGAGGTCTCCAAAGACCGTAACGAATATGTAAAAGTCGTGGACACAACAAGTGATGTTATTGTTTCAACAGGGCCAAGACACGTTCTCCCTGATCAGACACAAGCACGTTATATTAAGGTTACGATAACAGCGGGACCAGAATGGGTAGGGTTCATGGATTTTGAAGCATATGGTACGTTCCCAGCGGATAAATCTGTTCTTGAAGCAAGCGTGAGTTCAGTAGCCGAATTGAAACAAAATGATTATACGACAGCAACCTGGAATGAGTTCAGCAAGGCGCTTGAGCACGCAAAGTCTATTATCCAAGATGAAGAAGCTTCCGTCCAAGATGTTGGTGCTGCTGATGAAGAGTTGCAGGCTGCAACTCGTCGACTCAAACGGGAGGAATCTACACCTGGCTCTGGACCTTCGCAGCCGACTCAACCATCACAGCCAAGCGAACCGTCACAACCATCCAGTTCAGGAGCGGTTCCATCAACGGGAAATTCCAATGGTGTGACACCGGCTGATACGAATAATCGACCTGAGAAAGGTGCAATTTCTGTTGATGGCATCTTAACAGGTAATGGAAACTATGCAATTCGTCCGACTGCACAGCAATTAAACGAAGCGGTTCAATCGATGGAGGCAGGAGCGCAGCAATTAAAGCTAATTGCTAAACTACCTGACAACTCCAGAGCCGTATCGTTCCAATTAAACACGAATCAACTTGCAGAATGGGTCCGTTCGCAGGCTGTTACATCACTAGATCTAATCGTAGGGGGACTTCGATTCGCATTCCACTCAAATCTATTCCGCTACAAGGTGAAGAAACTGCCGGAACATTTGATGTTGAGGTGTCTGAAGGATCAAATATAG
- a CDS encoding S-layer homology domain-containing protein: MVWTDRAIEVVMSNEGELQGSDAVRIVQSISENGEMKPVTYSVANDNNETIAFKPTQSGSFVITEVQVPLNDMQNHNWAKSEVQNLYGKGIIKGMNATNFVPDGNLTRAQFLQMIIKGIGDSSLPDADVLTPTDVQEGQWYADAVRIGLQMNIIQGRADGTFGANEPVSREDMAVMLNRALQSLKQETNTAAPVAQKENTFEDHTAIAGYAREAVVSMQQLGLLNGMADGTFAPKQTANRAQGAVAVARLMEQLYAKH; encoded by the coding sequence ATGGTCTGGACAGATAGAGCGATTGAAGTCGTCATGTCCAATGAAGGCGAGCTTCAAGGAAGCGATGCCGTTCGAATTGTACAATCGATATCGGAGAATGGTGAGATGAAGCCAGTAACGTACTCTGTAGCGAATGACAACAACGAAACCATCGCGTTCAAGCCTACACAATCCGGAAGCTTTGTCATTACTGAAGTTCAAGTTCCGTTAAATGACATGCAAAATCACAATTGGGCGAAATCAGAGGTACAGAATCTCTATGGTAAAGGGATTATTAAAGGCATGAATGCCACAAACTTCGTTCCAGATGGTAACCTCACGCGTGCACAATTTTTGCAAATGATCATTAAAGGAATTGGAGATTCAAGTCTGCCAGATGCAGATGTGCTAACTCCAACAGATGTGCAGGAAGGTCAATGGTATGCTGATGCGGTGCGAATCGGTTTGCAGATGAATATTATCCAAGGCCGAGCAGATGGAACCTTTGGAGCGAATGAGCCTGTTTCCAGAGAAGATATGGCCGTTATGCTGAATCGTGCGTTGCAATCTTTGAAGCAAGAAACAAATACAGCAGCTCCAGTGGCGCAAAAAGAGAATACATTCGAAGATCATACAGCCATTGCTGGGTATGCAAGAGAAGCCGTGGTGTCAATGCAGCAACTTGGACTATTAAATGGCATGGCAGATGGTACGTTTGCGCCTAAACAAACGGCTAATCGTGCTCAAGGAGCTGTTGCGGTCGCGAGATTGATGGAACAGCTGTATGCTAAACACTAA
- a CDS encoding SPFH domain-containing protein produces MFGFRFVKFQPSEYVMKVKNGQVQRQGVGLSFTYYEPTTSVVVLPVSSVEVPFMFEEITADYQTVTVQGQLSYRIVDYMKITQSLNYTYNLRKNRYISDDPGKLDQRVITIAKVLTKKHLEQMPLKEAIQSSERLVTSMKREVAQSQELEKLGVELMSLSILAILPNKETMRALEAQAREEILRQADEALYVRRNASIEQERKVKENELNTEIAVESKKRQIRETQLQAERSIKQKQNEMEQEQLQFNTAMEERKQQLIELTIANRNAEADAKAYEMAAVMKSLQDVEPTVLQSMANMGMNSDKLIALAFQELAENAGKIGQLNISPDLLQGLMSTSNREQGGRGR; encoded by the coding sequence ATGTTCGGATTTCGATTTGTAAAATTTCAGCCCAGTGAATACGTCATGAAAGTGAAGAACGGTCAGGTGCAGCGTCAAGGCGTAGGTTTATCTTTCACATATTATGAACCGACCACTTCGGTTGTCGTTTTACCTGTATCGTCTGTAGAAGTGCCTTTCATGTTCGAAGAAATAACTGCAGATTATCAGACCGTAACGGTTCAGGGACAACTTAGCTACCGCATTGTGGACTACATGAAAATTACACAAAGCTTGAATTATACGTATAATTTACGTAAAAATCGGTACATTTCAGATGATCCCGGTAAGCTTGATCAACGTGTAATCACGATTGCCAAAGTCTTGACCAAGAAGCATCTGGAACAAATGCCATTGAAGGAAGCAATTCAATCCAGTGAACGGCTGGTAACGAGTATGAAACGTGAGGTTGCCCAGAGCCAAGAACTGGAGAAGCTGGGCGTAGAGCTAATGAGTTTATCGATTCTGGCGATTTTGCCTAACAAAGAAACGATGCGTGCGCTGGAAGCGCAGGCTCGGGAAGAAATTTTGCGTCAGGCTGATGAAGCATTGTATGTGCGCCGTAATGCGTCCATCGAGCAGGAGCGCAAGGTGAAGGAAAACGAACTGAATACGGAAATCGCAGTTGAATCCAAAAAGCGACAAATTCGAGAAACGCAATTGCAGGCAGAACGTTCCATCAAACAAAAGCAAAATGAGATGGAGCAGGAGCAGCTCCAATTCAATACAGCGATGGAAGAACGAAAACAACAGCTGATTGAGCTGACGATTGCCAATCGGAATGCAGAAGCAGATGCAAAAGCTTATGAAATGGCAGCTGTAATGAAATCACTGCAGGATGTCGAACCGACCGTTCTGCAGTCGATGGCAAATATGGGGATGAATTCGGATAAACTCATTGCACTCGCATTCCAGGAACTGGCGGAGAATGCAGGTAAGATCGGACAATTGAATATTTCACCTGATCTGCTGCAAGGTTTGATGTCCACCTCGAACAGAGAGCAAGGGGGAAGAGGGAGATGA
- a CDS encoding sugar kinase — MRRLGTEKSASITVTEEHRLTEHKLILIKRRTRLEELIVRYNTVQQAQFYIERLGADFNDYIAEDARYRESVSQAQQILGSLGRVQTIDREHVPNFIFGKQDIIVVVGQDGLVANTLKYLSEQPLIGVNPDPMRWDGVLLPFTVEDLRFIIPDVIRRRRSLKEVTIAKVELNDGQYLYGVNDLFIGRKTHVSARYEVQFGSIVERQSSSGVIVSTGMGATGWFKSVLAGATGIVNSKAWQRMNTNDDMTTTHWEQKGMKHFGWDAPYLYFTVREPFPSRTTAANVVFGQIHANQPLRMVSQMPEDGVIFSDGVEQDFLEFNSGVEATINLADKRGQLVV; from the coding sequence ATGAGACGCTTAGGAACCGAAAAGTCAGCATCAATAACAGTGACGGAAGAGCATCGATTAACGGAACATAAACTTATTTTGATCAAACGAAGAACACGACTAGAGGAATTAATCGTTCGTTATAATACGGTGCAGCAGGCACAATTCTATATTGAACGTCTAGGAGCAGATTTTAATGATTATATTGCGGAGGATGCTCGTTATCGGGAATCCGTGTCACAAGCGCAACAAATTCTTGGTTCGCTCGGAAGAGTTCAAACGATAGATCGGGAGCATGTGCCTAATTTTATATTTGGTAAACAGGATATTATCGTCGTTGTTGGTCAGGATGGTCTTGTTGCAAATACACTCAAATATTTATCAGAACAGCCGCTGATTGGGGTTAATCCTGATCCCATGCGCTGGGATGGGGTGCTGCTTCCTTTTACAGTGGAGGATTTGCGTTTTATTATTCCTGACGTGATTCGTAGACGTCGTTCACTGAAAGAAGTTACAATAGCCAAAGTTGAGCTGAATGATGGTCAGTATCTCTATGGCGTTAACGATCTGTTTATTGGTCGGAAGACACATGTCTCTGCTCGTTATGAAGTGCAATTTGGTTCAATCGTAGAAAGGCAATCCTCCAGTGGTGTTATCGTATCTACAGGAATGGGCGCCACGGGTTGGTTCAAAAGTGTGCTGGCAGGTGCAACCGGCATTGTGAACTCGAAAGCTTGGCAGCGTATGAATACCAACGATGATATGACGACTACACATTGGGAGCAAAAAGGGATGAAGCATTTTGGTTGGGACGCACCCTACCTTTACTTCACAGTGCGCGAACCATTTCCTAGCCGTACAACGGCTGCCAATGTCGTATTTGGGCAGATCCATGCGAACCAACCTTTACGAATGGTTTCCCAGATGCCAGAAGACGGAGTTATATTCAGCGATGGCGTTGAACAGGATTTTCTTGAATTTAATTCAGGTGTAGAGGCAACCATTAATCTTGCGGACAAACGAGGTCAGCTCGTCGTATAA
- a CDS encoding cupin domain-containing protein, with product MSITSLQDVKEFSTDRFTKRVLFRHDGGVTFVLHFLPGQQLPVHKHPGTDVILLVVEGTGTMILDGVEQEVKQEDVLCCGGDTEFSFHNTGNSETRLFVTLNKVPNESYAQNI from the coding sequence ATGAGTATCACATCATTGCAAGACGTAAAAGAATTTAGTACAGATCGCTTTACTAAACGGGTATTATTCCGACACGACGGCGGGGTTACGTTTGTACTTCATTTCTTGCCAGGTCAACAGCTTCCGGTACACAAACACCCAGGAACAGATGTTATCTTGCTGGTGGTTGAAGGCACAGGAACGATGATTCTGGATGGCGTTGAACAGGAGGTCAAACAAGAGGATGTACTCTGCTGTGGAGGGGATACAGAATTTTCCTTCCATAATACAGGTAACAGTGAAACTCGTTTATTTGTTACACTGAATAAAGTACCTAACGAATCCTACGCGCAAAATATATAG
- a CDS encoding metal-sulfur cluster assembly factor, translated as MEQTTHLLECLKEVYDPELGVNIVDLGLVYEVREEPERVYVRMTLTTPGCPLHDTIVGAVKWVLQENSGKADIDVQVVWEPQWSPQLMSNEAKEMLGYF; from the coding sequence ATGGAACAAACAACCCATTTGTTAGAATGTCTGAAGGAAGTATACGACCCTGAGTTAGGCGTCAACATTGTAGATCTCGGGCTTGTATATGAAGTACGCGAAGAGCCTGAACGTGTGTACGTACGAATGACTTTGACCACACCTGGCTGCCCACTGCATGATACGATTGTAGGCGCCGTGAAGTGGGTGTTACAAGAAAATTCAGGCAAGGCCGATATCGATGTACAAGTTGTATGGGAACCTCAATGGTCACCACAGCTCATGTCTAATGAAGCAAAAGAAATGTTAGGATATTTCTGA
- a CDS encoding DUF2249 domain-containing protein yields the protein MSRADVNIIELDVRPHLSKKLEPFQLIMDTVKGLHPEDVFVLHAPFKPTPLLGILKLKGYSNSSERMSSDHWVTTFIHKKNKKGANVLSAQQLENVESTLDVSPASDEEACLGRPEGVTVAMKGEEQPKSATIMLDNRGLEPPQPMMRTLAALERCNPGDVVLIHNDRVPVFLIEELNNLGCPYTVEDQADGTAKVRIEKG from the coding sequence ATGTCTCGAGCTGATGTCAATATTATTGAATTGGATGTACGGCCTCATTTAAGTAAGAAGCTGGAGCCATTTCAACTCATTATGGATACGGTAAAAGGTCTGCATCCTGAAGATGTATTTGTACTTCATGCCCCATTTAAGCCAACGCCGCTACTTGGCATTCTCAAATTGAAAGGGTACTCCAACTCTTCTGAACGAATGAGCTCGGATCACTGGGTCACCACTTTCATTCACAAGAAAAACAAAAAAGGCGCAAATGTATTATCTGCGCAGCAGCTTGAAAATGTTGAGTCTACTCTTGATGTGTCGCCAGCATCAGATGAAGAAGCATGTCTAGGGCGACCTGAAGGAGTTACCGTTGCAATGAAAGGTGAAGAACAGCCAAAATCTGCAACCATAATGCTTGATAATCGCGGATTAGAACCGCCACAACCGATGATGCGCACGCTTGCTGCACTCGAGCGTTGCAACCCTGGAGATGTTGTTCTCATTCACAACGATCGCGTTCCCGTGTTCTTAATAGAAGAGTTAAACAATTTGGGTTGTCCATATACGGTTGAGGATCAAGCGGACGGTACGGCGAAAGTCAGAATTGAAAAAGGGTAA
- a CDS encoding DUF2249 domain-containing protein, whose amino-acid sequence MNTYAATINATEYPPHLKHKIIFETFDQLQPEESMLLINDHDPKPLRFQFQSTHPEGFDWEYIEQGPTTFQVKISKR is encoded by the coding sequence ATGAACACATATGCAGCTACTATTAATGCCACTGAGTATCCACCTCATCTGAAACATAAAATCATTTTCGAAACATTTGATCAATTGCAGCCGGAAGAATCAATGCTCCTTATTAATGATCACGATCCGAAACCTTTGCGATTCCAGTTCCAATCTACACATCCTGAAGGCTTCGATTGGGAGTACATTGAACAAGGACCTACAACCTTCCAGGTCAAAATCAGCAAACGATAG
- a CDS encoding nitrate reductase subunit alpha encodes MSSKSMPWMGKLKYFAKREKNAEGWSEMSPVNRDWEDVYRRRWQHDKVVRSTHGVNCTGSCSWQIYVKDGIVTWETQATDYPSTGPDMPDFEPRGCPRGASFSWYLYSPLRVRYPYVRGALLEMWRDALKTYGDPVQAWSSIANDPVKVKRYKSVRGKGGLVRASWGEVTQIISASMIHTIKDYGPDRIIGFSPIPAMSMVSYAAGSRFLSLVGSPLLSFYDWYADLPPASPQIWGDQTDVPESSDWYNSGYILVWGSNLPMTRTPDAHFLAEARYKGTKVVSISPDYAEYVKFADTWMSVKQGTDGALAMAMGHIILKEFYLDHPTDYFMSYAKQYTDFPNLLIVEEKDGVNIAGRFLLGEDLGIQGNNMAWKTLVYDENSGTYAIPKGSMGFRWGEEGTWNLKMEQVDTGEPIDPRLSMLGVHHDLVTVHLPYFDDEGSHVMERQIPVRRIWVEDRWITVTSVYDLVLAKYGVDREMTRSADSTEIVAGVVVEAEEDKPFTPAWQEKITRVDRDTVVQIAREFAQNAVDTQGRSMIIMGAGINHWYNSDVIYRAIINLLLMTGCQGVNGGGWAHYVGQEKLRPAEGWQTIAFARDWSGPARLQNGTSFFYFATDQWRYEETQVGELTSALEGDPRFQHVADYNVMAARMGWLPSYPQFNRNSIDLHQDALDAGATTKEEIGAYVASELQNKNLKFSIEQPDDPANFPRVLFVWRANLISSSGKGHEYFLKHLLGATNGLLNDDDHGLRPEHVEWVDEAPEGKLDLMVNMDFRMAGTAMYSDIVLPAATWYEKSDLSSTDMHPFVHPFNPAVATQWESRSDWDTFKEIARVFSEMASQQFDGPQKEILATPLLHDSPDELAQPYGEIKDWSAGECEAIPGKTMPHIQVVERDYAAVYNKMISLGPNVKDKPIGTKGMSWSASEEYEKLKGVLGVNRKDGVGQGCPDLSSDRNVAEAILTLSTTTNGKMAVRAWESLEKKTALHLKDLAEERSEECFTFDEITSKPKTVITSPAFSGSEKGGRRYSPFTTNVERLIPWRTLTGRQQFYIDHAMLREFGETLATFKPILKHTPFHPNSKRPIEGGKEIVLNYMTPHNKWSIHSMYYDAQPMLTLFRGGPTIWMNHEDAEEAGLVDNDWIECFNRNGVVVARAVVTHRIPRGVAFMYHAQDRHINVPGTKISQTRGGTHNSPTRIHVKPTHMIGGYAQLSYGFNYYGPTGNQRDLNVIIRKLQEVDWLED; translated from the coding sequence ATGAGCAGCAAAAGCATGCCCTGGATGGGCAAACTGAAGTATTTTGCCAAACGTGAAAAAAACGCGGAAGGCTGGAGTGAGATGTCCCCGGTAAACCGGGACTGGGAGGACGTGTATCGTCGCCGCTGGCAGCATGATAAAGTGGTGCGTTCCACACATGGTGTTAACTGCACGGGTTCATGCAGCTGGCAGATTTATGTGAAAGACGGCATCGTGACGTGGGAAACGCAGGCGACGGATTATCCCTCTACCGGGCCGGATATGCCTGATTTTGAACCACGTGGATGCCCGCGTGGAGCAAGCTTCTCATGGTATTTATATAGCCCTTTGCGTGTGAGGTACCCTTACGTGCGTGGTGCCCTGCTGGAAATGTGGCGTGACGCTCTAAAAACTTATGGTGATCCCGTACAGGCATGGTCAAGTATTGCGAATGATCCGGTCAAAGTAAAAAGGTACAAATCGGTACGCGGTAAAGGCGGACTAGTTCGTGCATCATGGGGCGAAGTGACACAGATTATCTCTGCTTCCATGATTCATACGATCAAAGATTACGGTCCTGACCGTATCATTGGGTTCTCACCGATTCCAGCGATGTCCATGGTCAGTTATGCTGCTGGTTCGCGTTTCTTGTCTCTGGTTGGTTCACCATTGCTTAGTTTCTATGACTGGTACGCGGATCTGCCGCCGGCATCCCCGCAAATCTGGGGAGATCAGACAGACGTGCCGGAGAGCAGTGACTGGTACAACTCTGGATACATTTTGGTGTGGGGTTCCAACCTGCCAATGACACGTACACCGGATGCTCACTTCCTCGCTGAAGCGCGTTATAAGGGGACAAAAGTGGTATCCATCAGTCCGGATTATGCGGAATATGTGAAGTTTGCAGATACATGGATGTCCGTAAAACAAGGAACAGATGGTGCTCTTGCCATGGCTATGGGACACATCATTCTGAAAGAATTTTATCTGGATCATCCTACAGATTACTTCATGTCCTATGCGAAACAGTATACTGACTTCCCGAATCTGTTGATTGTCGAAGAGAAGGATGGCGTAAACATAGCAGGCCGATTCTTGCTCGGGGAAGACCTAGGTATCCAAGGCAACAACATGGCATGGAAAACCCTTGTATATGATGAGAACTCCGGCACTTATGCTATTCCAAAAGGGAGTATGGGCTTCCGTTGGGGTGAAGAAGGTACGTGGAATCTCAAAATGGAACAGGTGGATACTGGCGAGCCGATCGATCCACGACTATCCATGCTTGGCGTGCATCATGATCTCGTAACCGTGCATCTGCCATACTTCGATGATGAAGGAAGTCATGTCATGGAGCGTCAAATCCCAGTGCGCCGCATCTGGGTTGAAGATCGCTGGATTACCGTTACGTCGGTATACGATCTCGTGCTGGCGAAGTATGGTGTTGATCGTGAAATGACACGTTCTGCAGACTCTACTGAGATCGTAGCAGGAGTCGTCGTGGAAGCTGAAGAGGATAAACCATTTACACCAGCTTGGCAGGAGAAAATTACTCGAGTTGACCGGGATACCGTCGTTCAGATCGCACGTGAGTTTGCACAAAATGCAGTTGATACGCAAGGTCGCTCCATGATTATTATGGGTGCCGGGATCAACCACTGGTACAACTCCGATGTCATCTATCGTGCCATTATCAACCTGCTTCTGATGACAGGCTGTCAGGGGGTTAACGGTGGTGGCTGGGCTCACTATGTAGGTCAGGAGAAGCTGCGTCCGGCGGAAGGTTGGCAGACGATTGCTTTTGCACGTGACTGGAGTGGACCTGCTCGTTTACAGAACGGAACATCGTTCTTCTATTTTGCAACTGATCAATGGAGATACGAGGAAACCCAAGTCGGAGAGCTTACTTCGGCACTTGAAGGTGATCCGCGCTTCCAGCACGTTGCTGACTATAATGTCATGGCTGCTCGCATGGGCTGGCTCCCATCTTATCCACAATTCAACCGTAACTCGATTGATTTGCATCAGGATGCACTGGATGCGGGGGCAACAACGAAGGAAGAAATCGGCGCATATGTGGCTTCCGAACTTCAAAATAAAAATCTGAAATTCTCGATTGAGCAGCCGGATGATCCAGCGAACTTCCCACGTGTGTTGTTTGTCTGGAGAGCAAACCTAATCTCAAGCTCAGGCAAAGGACATGAATACTTCCTCAAGCATTTGCTTGGTGCAACAAACGGATTGCTCAATGATGATGATCATGGACTACGTCCGGAGCATGTGGAGTGGGTGGATGAAGCTCCGGAAGGCAAGCTTGATCTTATGGTCAATATGGATTTCCGCATGGCAGGTACAGCGATGTATTCCGATATCGTATTACCAGCAGCAACATGGTATGAAAAAAGCGATTTGAGCAGTACGGATATGCACCCATTCGTGCATCCGTTCAACCCGGCGGTAGCTACGCAGTGGGAATCCCGTTCCGACTGGGATACGTTCAAGGAGATTGCACGTGTGTTCTCCGAAATGGCTTCACAGCAGTTCGATGGTCCACAGAAGGAGATTCTGGCTACACCGCTGCTGCATGATTCACCAGATGAACTCGCTCAGCCGTATGGTGAGATTAAAGACTGGAGTGCAGGAGAATGTGAAGCCATTCCAGGCAAAACGATGCCGCATATTCAGGTGGTTGAACGTGACTATGCTGCGGTCTATAACAAAATGATCAGTCTCGGGCCGAACGTGAAGGATAAACCGATTGGTACGAAGGGTATGTCCTGGTCAGCGAGCGAAGAATACGAGAAGTTGAAGGGTGTTTTGGGTGTGAACCGCAAAGATGGCGTTGGACAAGGATGTCCAGATCTGAGTTCAGATCGTAACGTTGCTGAAGCCATTCTGACGCTGTCCACCACAACGAACGGTAAGATGGCTGTACGTGCGTGGGAGTCTCTGGAGAAGAAAACAGCACTGCATCTGAAGGATTTGGCAGAAGAGCGGTCAGAAGAATGCTTCACCTTTGACGAGATTACTTCGAAACCCAAAACGGTCATCACATCACCTGCATTTAGCGGATCGGAAAAAGGCGGACGGCGGTATTCACCGTTCACGACCAACGTAGAACGACTGATTCCGTGGCGCACATTGACGGGCAGACAACAATTCTATATCGACCATGCGATGCTGCGTGAATTCGGTGAGACGCTGGCTACCTTCAAACCGATTTTAAAACACACACCATTCCATCCAAACAGTAAACGTCCGATTGAAGGCGGCAAGGAAATCGTGCTGAACTACATGACACCGCATAACAAATGGTCCATCCACAGTATGTACTATGATGCGCAGCCGATGTTGACCTTGTTCCGGGGTGGTCCAACGATCTGGATGAACCATGAGGATGCTGAGGAAGCGGGTCTGGTGGATAACGACTGGATCGAATGTTTCAACCGCAACGGGGTCGTTGTGGCAAGAGCGGTAGTCACACACCGTATTCCTCGCGGAGTAGCCTTTATGTATCACGCCCAGGATCGACACATTAACGTTCCGGGGACGAAAATTTCACAGACACGCGGTGGTACGCATAACAGTCCAACTCGTATTCATGTGAAGCCAACACATATGATCGGCGGTTATGCTCAGTTAAGTTATGGTTTCAACTATTATGGTCCGACAGGCAACCAGCGTGACCTGAACGTCATCATTAGAAAACTGCAGGAGGTGGATTGGCTTGAAGATTAA
- the narH gene encoding nitrate reductase subunit beta, with protein MKIKAQVSMVMNLDKCIGCHTCSVTCKNTWTNRPGAEYMYFNNVETKPGVGYPKQWEDQERYRGGWEMKNGKLELKSGTRARRLLNIFHNPDQPTIDDYYEPWTYDYEKLTNSPEKKHQPVARPKSQITGEYMNLEWGPNWEDDLAGAHITGMEDPNMKGVEESIKMDFEQVFMMYLPRICEHCLNPSCVSSCPSGAMYKREEDGIVLVDQNACRAWRFCVSSCPYKKVYFNWQTNKAEKCTLCFPRIEAGLPTICSETCVGRIRYIGLMLYDADRIEAAASVENEKDLYESQMDVFLDPNDPEVIREARAAGIPEDWIIAAQQSPIYKMVIDWKIALPLHPEYRTMPMVWYIPPLSPITNRVEGQGSSLEANDIFPAIDNMRIPVEYLANLLTAGDTGRIREVLRKMAVMRIHMRNQQTGKTSESDLLDFVGMSAQEVEDMYRLLAIAKYDDRFVIPPAHREEVADLFSEQGSCGLDFAGGPGSCGVFS; from the coding sequence TTGAAGATTAAAGCACAAGTCAGTATGGTCATGAACCTGGACAAATGTATCGGCTGCCATACATGCAGCGTAACATGCAAAAACACCTGGACGAATCGTCCAGGTGCAGAGTACATGTATTTTAACAATGTCGAAACAAAACCAGGTGTCGGTTATCCAAAACAATGGGAGGATCAGGAGCGTTATCGCGGTGGCTGGGAGATGAAAAATGGCAAGCTGGAGCTGAAATCCGGTACACGTGCAAGACGTTTGCTTAACATTTTCCACAACCCAGATCAGCCAACGATCGACGACTACTATGAGCCTTGGACCTATGATTACGAAAAACTGACCAATAGTCCGGAGAAAAAACACCAGCCAGTCGCAAGACCAAAATCCCAAATTACCGGAGAGTACATGAACCTCGAATGGGGTCCAAACTGGGAAGACGATCTTGCTGGTGCCCATATTACGGGGATGGAAGATCCGAACATGAAGGGTGTCGAGGAATCGATCAAAATGGATTTTGAACAGGTATTTATGATGTACCTACCACGGATCTGTGAACATTGCCTCAATCCATCCTGCGTGTCCTCCTGTCCATCAGGCGCAATGTACAAACGTGAAGAGGACGGGATCGTACTTGTAGACCAAAATGCTTGTCGTGCATGGAGATTCTGTGTGTCGAGCTGCCCATACAAAAAAGTTTATTTCAACTGGCAGACAAACAAAGCTGAAAAATGTACACTTTGCTTCCCACGGATTGAAGCGGGTCTACCAACGATCTGTTCTGAAACTTGCGTTGGACGTATCCGTTATATCGGCCTGATGCTCTATGATGCTGACCGCATTGAAGCAGCAGCTTCGGTGGAGAATGAAAAGGATCTGTATGAGTCACAAATGGATGTTTTCCTTGATCCAAATGATCCTGAAGTGATCCGTGAAGCACGTGCAGCAGGCATTCCGGAGGATTGGATTATTGCAGCACAGCAGTCCCCAATCTACAAAATGGTTATCGACTGGAAGATTGCACTTCCACTTCACCCTGAATATCGCACAATGCCGATGGTATGGTACATTCCGCCGTTGAGCCCGATTACTAATCGGGTAGAAGGTCAAGGAAGCTCGCTCGAAGCGAACGATATCTTCCCGGCGATTGATAACATGCGTATTCCGGTTGAATACCTAGCGAATCTGCTCACGGCAGGAGATACAGGGCGTATTCGTGAAGTATTGCGCAAAATGGCTGTGATGCGGATTCACATGCGTAACCAACAGACTGGCAAAACAAGCGAGTCAGACTTACTGGATTTTGTCGGCATGAGTGCGCAGGAAGTTGAAGATATGTACCGTCTGCTCGCTATTGCAAAATACGATGACCGCTTTGTGATCCCGCCAGCTCACCGTGAAGAAGTCGCAGACCTCTTCAGTGAACAAGGTAGCTGCGGCCTTGACTTTGCAGGCGGCCCTGGTTCTTGCGGCGTATTCTCATAG